In the Gemmatimonadaceae bacterium genome, one interval contains:
- a CDS encoding helix-turn-helix domain-containing protein, translating to MPDQDLDIPLGGTQSATREAILSAALAAYSKHGFRGATTRRIAEAAGVNEVTIFRHFGSKEALLGEALRTLHAAEQIAPLPADPCDPAAELSEWSERQLAHLRDNRSMIRTCMGELEERPELTECAAAGPQAAFVQLCEYLRRVREAGMSFTDFDERVAAITLMGALFSDAMGREMMPEIYPSAEVAARQYAELVLRAIGADDNTRSASADATGAPRG from the coding sequence GTGCCTGACCAAGACCTCGACATCCCTCTCGGTGGAACGCAATCGGCCACGCGTGAGGCGATTCTAAGCGCTGCGTTGGCGGCGTACTCGAAGCACGGATTCCGCGGCGCCACGACCCGCCGGATCGCCGAGGCCGCCGGCGTCAACGAGGTGACGATCTTCCGTCACTTCGGCTCCAAGGAGGCGTTGCTCGGCGAAGCGCTGCGCACCCTCCACGCCGCTGAGCAGATTGCACCGCTTCCAGCTGATCCGTGCGATCCGGCGGCGGAGCTCAGCGAGTGGAGCGAACGCCAGCTGGCCCACCTCCGCGACAATCGCTCCATGATTCGCACGTGCATGGGCGAGCTCGAGGAGCGCCCCGAGCTGACGGAGTGCGCGGCGGCCGGACCGCAGGCTGCGTTCGTCCAGCTGTGCGAATACCTGCGGCGCGTGCGGGAAGCCGGGATGTCGTTCACGGATTTCGACGAGCGCGTAGCGGCCATCACATTGATGGGCGCGCTATTCTCCGACGCGATGGGACGAGAGATGATGCCTGAGATTTATCCGTCGGCCGAGGTTGCCGCGCGGCAGTATGCGGAGCTGGTTCTGCGCGCGATAGGAGCCGACGACAACACACGCTCCGCGTCCGCGGACGCGACCGGAGCGCCCAGAGGATGA